One window of the Brevundimonas goettingensis genome contains the following:
- a CDS encoding ABC transporter ATP-binding protein, which produces MSNPVLSLRGIVRTYTTGQGELSVLKGVDLDVRPGEIVGLIGPSGSGKSSLLHAAGLLERPTEGQVIIGGEDVGQLDERARTRIRLSRIGFVYQFHHLLPEFDARDNVALPLRIAGHSEAVARKAAEQALASLGLGERLLHQPAQMSGGEQQRVALARALANKPRLLLADEPTGNLDPATSQTVFEALHDLVKTTGVAALIATHNMELAGHMDRVFALKDGHLEERPAESQTY; this is translated from the coding sequence CAGGGCGAGCTGTCGGTGCTCAAGGGCGTCGATCTGGACGTTCGTCCCGGTGAGATCGTCGGCCTGATCGGGCCGTCGGGCTCGGGCAAGTCGTCGCTGCTGCACGCCGCCGGCCTGCTGGAGCGCCCGACCGAAGGTCAGGTCATTATCGGCGGCGAGGATGTCGGTCAGCTCGACGAGCGCGCCCGCACCCGCATCCGCCTCAGCCGCATCGGCTTCGTCTATCAGTTCCACCACCTGCTGCCCGAGTTCGACGCGCGCGACAATGTGGCCCTGCCGCTGCGTATCGCCGGTCATTCGGAGGCCGTGGCCCGCAAGGCGGCGGAGCAGGCCCTGGCCTCGCTCGGCCTTGGCGAGCGCCTCCTGCACCAGCCAGCCCAGATGTCGGGCGGGGAGCAGCAGCGCGTCGCCTTGGCTCGCGCACTGGCCAACAAGCCGCGCCTGCTTCTGGCCGACGAACCGACCGGCAACCTCGACCCGGCCACCAGCCAGACGGTGTTCGAGGCCCTGCACGACCTGGTCAAGACGACCGGCGTCGCCGCCCTGATCGCCACTCACAATATGGAGCTGGCCGGTCACATGGACCGCGTCTTCGCCCTGAAGGACGGCCATCTGGAAGAGCGTCCGGCCGAGAGCCAGACCTACTGA